A genomic window from Gossypium hirsutum isolate 1008001.06 chromosome D12, Gossypium_hirsutum_v2.1, whole genome shotgun sequence includes:
- the LOC107946520 gene encoding cyclic dof factor 3 gives MQESKDPGIKLFGKKIHLPADGEISTLSVDEFDKAQCGNRVVDDEDYEEFDDDDDDDGGGGDGDEEEDEQKDKTEQDSLAEQIADTGQEDDNIQPSNREESTNPETSPEPNVNPKTPSIDEETGKSKTGKTDKEQSDGSKSQEKTLKKPDQILPCPRCNSMDTKFCYYNNYNINQPRHFCKACQRYWTAGGTMRNVPVGAGRRKNKNSALHYRHISFSEALQAARIDAPNAAHHPALKSNGRVLSFGLDAPICDSMASVLNLGEKKVLNGARDGFHGLEEQRVSVPNRRENGDDCSSGSSITVSNSMEEGGRSCIQENRMGNINGFPSPIPCLPGVPWPYPWNSAVPPPAFCPSGFPMSFYPAAAYWNCGIPGTWNVPWLSPQSSSTSSNQTAPTSGPNSPTLGKHSREGDMAKLDDSEKQKATKQKNGCVLVPKTLRIDDPSEAAKSSIWATLGIKNESLSGGGLFKAFHPKSDEKNHVAEASPVLRANPAALSRSLNFHESS, from the exons ATGCAAGAAAGTAAAGACCCTGGGATCAAGTTGTTTGGTAAGAAAATTCATTTACCTGCTGATGGAGAGATTTCAACTCTCTCTGTTGATGAATTCGACAAGGCTCAGTGTGGGAACAGAGTAGTAGATGATGAAGACTATGaagaatttgatgatgatgatgatgatgatggtggtggtggtgatggtgatgaagaagaagatgaacagaaAGACAAAACAGAGCAG GATTCTTTAGCAGAACAGATTGCTGATACTGGACAAGAAGATGACAACATCCAGCCGTCAAATAGAGAGGAATCAACTAATCCAGAGACTTCGCCAGAGCCTAATGTAAACCCGAAAACTCCCTCTATTGACGAAGAAACCGGAAAATCGAAGACCGGAAAGACTGATAAAGAACAGAGTGATGGTAGCAAATCACAGGAGAAAACACTTAAAAAGCCAGATCAAATACTTCCATGCCCCCGCTGCAATAGCATGGATACAAAGTTTTGCTACTACAATAATTACAACATCAATCAACCTCGTCATTTCTGCAAAGCCTGTCAAAGATACTGGACTGCAGGTGGTACGATGAGAAACGTTCCGGTAGGAGCTGGTCGTCGTAAGAATAAGAACTCTGCCTTGCATTACCGACACATCTCCTTTTCGGAGGCTCTTCAAGCAGCTCGAATCGATGCTCCTAATGCAGCACATCACCCTGCCTTGAAAAGCAATGGAAGGGTCCTTAGCTTTGGCCTAGATGCACCCATTTGTGATTCCATGGCCTCTGTCTTAAACCTTGGGGAGAAAAAGGTTTTGAATGGTGCCCGAGATGGATTTCATGGTCTTGAAGAACAAAGAGTTTCGGTTCCAAACAGAAGGGAAAACGGTGATGATTGCTCGAGTGGATCTTCTATCACGGTTTCAAACTCAATGGAGGAAGGTGGTAGAAGTTGCATTCAGGAAAATAGGATGGGCAACATTAATGGCTTCCCTTCACCAATTCCTTGTTTACCTGGTGTTCCTTGGCCTTATCCATGGAATTCCGCGGTGCCTCCACCGGCATTTTGCCCATCCGGATTTCCCATGTCATTCTATCCTGCTGCAGCCTATTGGAACTGTGGGATTCCCGGCACTTGGAACGTGCCTTGGTTGTCTCCTCAGTCATCATCCACTTCTTCAAACCAAACGGCTCCAACTTCAGGTCCAAATTCGCCGACGTTGGGCAAACATTCTAGGGAAGGGGACATGGCCAAACTAGATGATTCAGAAAAACAAAAGGCAACTAAACAGAAGAATGGATGCGTTCTGGTTCCGAAAACTTTAAGGATCGATGATCCGAGTGAAGCTGCAAAAAGTTCCATATGGGCGACACTTGGGATTAAGAACGAATCACTTAGTGGGGGAGGGCTTTTCAAGGCTTTCCATCCAAAGAGTGATGAAAAGAATCATGTAGCTGAAGCATCACCAGTATTGAGAGCAAACCCTGCAGCCTTGTCTAGATCCCTCAACTTCCATGAGAGTTCTTGA